The window CATAGGAAAGCCCACATTCACTTAATTTAACCTCTTTCATGAAGTTTTCAATCCCGCCAACATTGAATGCACCATCTCCATCAATAAGTTGAGTGGAACAACATTTCTCATTGTTCGCTGGATAAACACATACTCAATCTTAGTTGGGACGCAAATTAGAAGCACAAAACTTGTAGTAAAATTTTCAAGCAcatattaaattagttttcaCCTCAGCATTTTACTTTCACGTATAAACAATAACGATCTAATAATTTTGCCATGTTACGGCTCAAATGGCCAAGATTAATCAAATCAAACCAACAtcaattaataacaaattaatctTAACTtgaaaaacatttataaataaaCAACTGAAAACATCGTTATCCGTTATAGCTAGCCACTAACACCATTAATATTTGATGCAATTGTAATAAAcggaaattacaaaaaaaaaaaaaaggaagaaaaaggagtTACAATAGAAGGCTTTGATGAGTATATTTACATAGAAAATGCATGCATGAATGAGGGAAATGAAAGAGACGTACCCATTTGCATGGATCGCGATTGGATTTGAAGCacgaaaattttaaaaagaaggtGTGATCTCTCATCTTACAGGGATCATTGCCCTTTCGTTTTCGTTTTTATAAACTATCCTTCAAATTGTTCTCTGCCTAAGGCAATGTCTTTGCCTCTCCTTGTCTCTGCCATACAACACAacacacatttttcttttctgtatttttttggAACAAAACCATTGTGTGTGGTAATAAAAATATCCTTTACGATTTTGGCTATTTTATGCATCTTTAAATTTGGaaacaacatatttttattttgcataCTATCTTGATGATCATTAAACCAATCCCTTGAAATTGATGAAAATGTAAACTTATTTTGTTACTAATTATAatactcttttaattaattcatattcCTTTAGAGAATTagttaattacattaaatttattaattatttatattattattctaaatttatcatttttttaatctctctatccatttaattattttttattaatatttggagatagaataattaaataaaaatatgtaagaaaaaataattaatatatctataaattaaaaaatgatcttataaaaaaggataatttttttaaaatcctataattaaaaataaagagaataatCTGTAATAATGCATGgcatattctcattttcatgctTAGGAGTGCCTCCTgaacccaatttaaaagcattAGGACATCACGTTTTTATGGACCCGCCCGCAAAGTtgtgtattaaaaattaaaatcttagtGAAGTCAAAGGGTGAAGACTATTACATTGCATTTCTTTgttgaaaaaaacaaacaacccgaccaattttttttaacaacatttGGTAATTTCTGGTTGTATTAGGGATTGATCCCGAGAGTTTAGTGATACGGAATTTTGATAGTGTTTCCTACTTCCTAGCGTGAACAATgacaaaaatcaataatttaatcATACAAAATACTAGTAATTTAtgatcaaataataatattttttttattattagtccattttaattaattttttatatttatttacatgtttttttctCACATGCAAGCATCACTCATTTATTCGTgtcaattttctattttaacaaCATTATCttataagtttttaataaatacagTATTATCTATAATCTATTTAtatgaatgaattaaaaaaaaagtggtttTTTTCGATAGAAATTAAGAATCTAAATAAATTAGTTGATGCACGGAAAATTAAATTAGCTGAATTATGAAGAGAATTGAAATTTTGGTGGGTGTCCAGGTGTCAACTGTCAAGTAATTAAGGAGAATAGCAAAcgagtgaaaatttaaaatttaaaatttaggaaTTTATGAATAcctattaactattttttttattcacatgtTTATTCTCACATGTAAGCATCATcagcataaatatatttattttaatagtatgattttgtcatttttaaaattattagtattatttatagagtttaatgtaaatatattaacaatataatttcataatatcattcaattataaattattatttaaatacttaaaaaatttatgataaatgcATGATTATGtgttataataaaatcattgtgtAAAGCTTTATAAGTGTTAGAGTATAAAGtatttacattttataataaaaagaaataaatttgggGAGAAAGTGAGGGAGTAGTATAGCATATTTTGGAGAGGGAAAAAAGGCGGGAAGAAGAaagtgtgtgagaagagagatgaaggagaaagagaaggtgGAGGAGAGGTACACTCAGTGGAAGTCTCTGGTTCCCGTTCTCTACGATTGGCTCGCCAACCACAACCTCGTCTGGCCTTCTCTTTCTTGCAGGTTCTCTCTCCTTTTACTTTATTCTTTAGGGTTTTCCATTTCCCAAATTATTATTCATCTTCGCAATCGCAGATGGGGTCCTCAGCTAGAGCAAGCCACTTACAAGAACCGCCACCGTCTCTATCTTTCCGAACAGGTCGCTCTTTAATTCATTTCCTatgctttttccttttcaattttttttacttacactcttttcttctcttctcagACTGATGGCAGTGTTCCCAATACCCTTGTTATTGCCAACTGCGAGGTTGTTAAACCCAGGGTTGCTGCTGCTGAGCACATCTCTCAGTTTAACGAAGAAGCACGCTCTCCCTTTGTCAAAAAGCACAAAACTATACTTCATCCTGGCGAGGTATGCATGCTTCTTACTTGTGTTGTTTCTAGGGTTTTACAATCACTATTTTAAATCTCTAATAGCCGCCCATAGTCGCCAGCCCCAATGGTAACAAGGGCTTTACAACTCACCCACATTATTCAACCAACTCTATAGCTTGCTATTTCAAACTGTATTTATAATCTGTGATGtttgtttataatttacttGAGCATTAGgttacttatttttttcagGTGAATAGAATCAGGGAATTTCAGCAAAACAATAAGATAGTGGCCACTCATACGGATAGTCCTGAGGTTAAGCAATGCCTTTTATGTTTCCTTTTCCCTCAAATTAGATTTTCGTCATGtcctgaatttgaattttatcctCAATTTTGTTGTCATGAACCAGTCAAAGTTTTGTAactgaattataattttctttttttgtaaaacagGTACTtatttgggatgttgaaactcAACCTAATCGTCATGCTGTTTTGGGGGCTACCACTTCCCGTCCAGACCTGGTTTGTTTTCATACATtctttttcttacaaaatttgGTTCTTCCACACCTCTATTCATAAGTTAGGCACCTGAAATATTAAGCCATATACCATTTTTGTAGGTATTAACTGGCCATAAGGATAATGCTGAATTTGCTCTGGCTATGTGCCCAACTGAACCCTTTGTTCTTTCTGGAGGTTGGAGTCTTTTTTATTGCCTTCTCATCACAAAAGATGTCAAGTTTGTTTTCCATTAGTTTAAATTTCTTACAATGTTGTTAAATAATTGTTATTGCGCTGCCATAACACTCTGACATGGCGTTTTTCGATACCTCTTTCATGGGCAATTTGCTCTGCCTGCTATGGTTGCACCATAGGCCGGAATGGTGTGCTTATATGGTGGAATTCTGGCTTTCTGGCTTTCTGCCATTGATAACTTTGATTTCTTACTCAAGCATTAACTTTTTGGGATCTGAGGGTGGAACAGTTATCTTAAAATTTGCATATTATCAATATCAATACCACAATTACAGTAATCTTATAAAACTGACCTTATCAACAACACActcatttttattattggtCATAAACTTGTCGTGCTGTTAATGTTGCTCTTACTATATTAAACTTTATCTGTTAATTTTCTCCCGGCAAAAAATAAATGGTAATTTCCTTACTCTTACTGGATGATTTACTGCTTATGGACAGTGGTTTTGTTAACTTTGTTTGAATTCATTATGGTAGGGAAGGACAAGTGTGTGGTTTTATGGAGTGTTCATGATCATATTTCAACTTTAGCAGTAGAAACAGCATCCAATGTTAAACAGGGCTCTAAAACTGGGGGCAATAATACAAAAGCTACAGAAAGCCCTTGTATTGAACCAAGGGGCATTTACCAGGGTCATGAGGACACTGTTGAAGACGTGCAATTTTGCCCATCAAGGTAGCTGTTTCTTGCTTTAATGTGTCAGTTTATGTCCTATCTAAATTGGAACTATTTATGCTTTGAGTTTggtaaaatatattatcatgtGCTATGTATTTGCAGtttattcatttgcatgttattTATTGGTTCTAGAATAATAATTCTGGTCATATGAattctttgatattttattttgttatgatAGAATTTGCTGTGTTAATCAAACCACTTTGTTTTATCAAAGGGGGACTTAAGTTAATTGAActgtcaaatttcaatttcaaactaTGTTTTGGATATTAGTAAAATATTAATGGGTTTATTTGctgattttcatattatttttctcctttgcttttctattgttttcTGATATACTTCCTGCACTTTTTTGTCACTATGAATTGTAGTGCGCTGGAGTTCTGTAGTGTAGGTGATGATTCTCGCCTTATACTCTGGGATGCACGCGTTGGATCTGCTCCAGTTGTTAAGGTTTAAATTCTTCAGTTTATCTACATTATTGATGCTTTCTTCATGTTTCAAAACGCCAAATGTTAATATCTGAAATTAGTCAAGAAGAGAAATATTCTACGTTTGGCATCATCACAAGCATCCCATCACTTGTGGAATTTGAATTGCATAAAGAGTTTGGTGGCTTGTGAATAATGAACCTAACCCTTGGCGGtacaaatgctcataacttgttactattaataatatttattctaaGAGGAAAATGACTTGAGTACAACTAATGTTTTTAATTGAGGTTTTGctacatttaaatttttggcATGTTTGAAAATATAGTTTTTCATTAATCTCATCTGTTTTTCTTTTGTGCATGTATATTTTCATTCgggtttgatatttttttccttatttctaTTACTATTATCAGTATTATGCAACATTTGTGATTTAGATTTGAATATGCTtacatttccttttttttttgccccATGGTTATCTTTTAAGCAGGTTGACAAGGCACATAATGGAGATCTTCATTGTGTTGATTGGAGTCCTCATGATATAAATTTTATCCTGACTGGGTATCCCCTGCCCCTGACTATTTGAATGAACATGAATTAAGCTCTGATTTTTCTTAAAACAGTTTATTGGCCTTTTGAATCCTCATTCTAATTTTTGTTGCTTTGGATCCAGTTCTGCTGATAATACAATTCACATGTTTGATCGTCGAAATCTTACAAGTAGCGGAGTTGGATCACCTGTCTATAAATTTGAAGGTCATGATGCAGCAGTCCTCTGTGTACAGGTGGCTGGGGGATCCCACCTTGTTTCTTTTAATTGCAGTTTTAATGTGCACTTCAGTTATGGGCATTTTAATTGAGTGCTTGTTACCTACAATTTTGATCTGTTTCAGTGGAGTCCTGACAAGTCATCTGTATTTGGAAGTACTGCTGAAGATGGTATTTTAAACATCTGGGACCATGACAAGGTTTgaactctaatttttttaagtcataGACCTTTTTGTCCCATGCCACCTCTCTTTTTATGAAATGTGAATTTGTATATTATGCCAATACTAATCAAATGTAGATCTTATGGACTTCAAATTTATTTGAGTGCTAGAGCTACTGAAAAACCTGAATTCACAAgcctttttgttatttttgtctaTCGATAAATTGTTTGACCCTTCCAGGAAAAATGAGATCTAAATGCTGCATATCAGAAATCTTCTTGCTTATCTGTTTTTATTTCCAGCCAGGCTAGTTCTATCATGATAATTTAGTTTTCCAAATTATCACTGCTTGGTAAAGTCATGCATAGAATCCTGTTGGCAGGAAAAAAATGGACCTTTTCGTAAAAATCAAGATAAGGTTTAATGGGCTACAGCTATTCTATCACTCTTGcttattgaatttttaattttttttatttgtcagaTTTTGTTTTTCCTATATTGCATGTTTGTGTTTGTTATCTAAAATTTGTGTCAAGCTAAAAAACTGCTACTTTTAGGTTGGTAAAACAACAGACTCTGCTGATTCAAAAGCATCAAATGCTCCCCCTGGTTTATTCTTTCGACATGCTGGGCATAGGTATGATATCAAATGGTTGTGTGCTTTCATTTCTTTATTCAGTTCATTGGAATTCAACATTATGTTTAAGCTGTTCAAGTTTTACAACTGGGACTGTTCAATTGCACAATATTGTAATTTGCTGTGATGTAATATTTGACTGGTGTAGTAAATACTCTGTACCTACCATGCAACGCTTATAGATCTTATTAATAGTAATGTTTTAATATGATGCATACTTGTGCATTCAGGGACAAGGTTGTTGACTTCCACTGGAATGCATCTGATCCATGGACAATTGTTAGTGTTTCTGATGATTGTGAAAGTAGTGGTGGAGGTGGCACCCTACAGGTAAACAGAAATTTATTGCATCTTTTGGATTTCTCATCCATAACAGATTGTGGCACAAGTGGGGTTGAATTATGCCAAACCTCATTATACTCCTTTGTTTAACAGATTCTTCCCATGAATTTCTTGATTTTATTATAATGTGAAAAGGAAATAGTGAAATGCCGgagatatgaaaatattttctgataTGTATCATAAGTTTTGGTCATTATTGCTTATGTAATATGactaaagtttttttctttttcctaattttttatGATGCAGATATGGCGGATGATGGATCTAATATATCGACCGGAGGAGGAGGTGCTCACTGAGCTGGATAAGTTCAGATCACATATTTTTGGATGCAACTCATGACATCTTTTTGAAACTATAACTTTCAACTCTTGCCAGGATTTTGAGTGGAATGTTACTCGATCTAAGTTAcaagaaaaatattagaatGTAAAAAACGACTTGATACATCCTTCATCTGAGGGAAACTCTTTAAACATTTGGATGTGCTGTTCTTGTTTTAACGTCTGCTTTCACCCAAGCAAAATAGGAAACACGTTTTGCATCTTTTGTTTCGAATAGAAGGTATATGATTCTtcggaaaaaaaattagttcagTACTTCATATTGGGGTCTCTTTCAAGTTCTCTTCATTTGCACTtactattatgatttttttgccacttaacatttttttttggttatactGCATTTGCATGAGCTTGTTCTCTTCTGTTCGACACATAAATAACGACATCCATGTCCATTGCAGAAGCTATTGTTACATTgttcaatttataaatttttatgatcACCTGTTACACCCAAATCATTTcaggtttttttttcaatagcaGTGACAAGATTAGAATCTTGATCTTCTATAAATCATGCCGAATACGTGTACTCAATAGTCAAGAGTCGCATCCAACACAAGTAGCTAATTAACTTCTATAAATCATGCCAAATACGTGTTTCATTGAAAGAAAATGCAAAATCAAATGTGCACTAGATCATATACCATTGACGAAACTTTCATCAGCCTACTACTTGAAAGCATTTCAATTCTGATCACTTACAATTTTTGCATTTCGGATTGGGTTTTCCAGAATACATGGGACGCAGCAGGAAGCAATAGGGAGTTTAAACCTTGAAAGCTGTGTATGCTGGGCTGTTTATCTTGGCATCGACAATCCAAATACATCTTTGTTCTTAACAGTGTTGGAATGTTGGTTATTTTAACACAATTGGTGACAATGCTAGTCTCAGCCATGCTTTGGCCTTAGACGGGTAACAATGCTTGTGGTACTACATCGTATATCGCATTAACTTCAATTTAACTGGCTTCCATttataaatttctaaaataaactCAAAGTTGTATCATCTATATTCCATTAACAACCAAAATTGGCACAGGCAAGGAACCAAAAAGAGCATTCCTGTGACAATACACAGCTACAGGTATTGGATGTACATACTAAACTAACTCAGGAGGTTACAGTCAGCCAAGCTAGTAGTGTTACTAGCTTGAGCTTAGTCTTGATTTCCCATTTCTTTGCCTGtgcaaacacaaaaaaaagtgGTTATTGGAGACTTGAAGCCAACCCTTCCCCTCCAAGATATAAACAAATGGAGAAGAGCAAAATGAAACTAACCAAAATGAATCTTTCTTCTCCTGTGCTAACAATTCTTCAAAAGTAATCTCAGCAAACTCATCTCTGTTCTCTCCCAGTTCACTTGATTTTTCCTTCTCCATGCAAGCTCCAAGCTCAAGCATCTTTGTAGAGAGATTTAAATAATTAGCATACGTATCATAGAAAATGTTAGTCAATACAAGGAAAATTTCCTGAGCAGATGAAAAGCAAATTTCAAATCCAAGAACCGTATGAACATGTAGTGTTTACAG of the Glycine max cultivar Williams 82 chromosome 13, Glycine_max_v4.0, whole genome shotgun sequence genome contains:
- the LOC100786023 gene encoding WD-40 repeat-containing protein MSI4, coding for MKEKEKVEERYTQWKSLVPVLYDWLANHNLVWPSLSCRWGPQLEQATYKNRHRLYLSEQTDGSVPNTLVIANCEVVKPRVAAAEHISQFNEEARSPFVKKHKTILHPGEVNRIREFQQNNKIVATHTDSPEVLIWDVETQPNRHAVLGATTSRPDLVLTGHKDNAEFALAMCPTEPFVLSGGKDKCVVLWSVHDHISTLAVETASNVKQGSKTGGNNTKATESPCIEPRGIYQGHEDTVEDVQFCPSSALEFCSVGDDSRLILWDARVGSAPVVKVDKAHNGDLHCVDWSPHDINFILTGSADNTIHMFDRRNLTSSGVGSPVYKFEGHDAAVLCVQWSPDKSSVFGSTAEDGILNIWDHDKVGKTTDSADSKASNAPPGLFFRHAGHRDKVVDFHWNASDPWTIVSVSDDCESSGGGGTLQIWRMMDLIYRPEEEVLTELDKFRSHIFGCNS